CTTTCCCTTGGTCTCTGGAATATAAAGATATGTATAATATCCGAATAGGAAACACATGAAGGCAAATATAAAGTAAACGTATCCTCCGATATATTCGTTTACGATGGGAAATAGATAACCGATGGCAAAGGTGGCTATCCAATTGGCAGCCGTACCCCAACTTTGAGCTATTCCTCTTACTTCCTGTTGACTGATTTCGGAAACTATTAAGAATGGAATTGGACCAATTGCGACAGCAAACGACCCAACATAGAGGAACGTAGCTAAAACAGACAATACTGCAACTGAATTGATGATGCCCACTGCCATGGCTACTGAGGAAATACCCATCAAAGTTGCTGATGTAAGCAACAGTGGTTTCCTGCCCCATCTATCCATAAACAGAGAAGCTGTACCCGTAACTGTTAAATTAAGCAAAGATATCAGACAATTGATAGCCAATGCACCAGTTGGGAAGAGACTCACTAGGACTTTCACTCCGTAGAAGATTATCGAATTGATTCCACAGAATTGCTGCCCTACCATGATGAAAGTGACATTTCTTCGTGACCTAGaatacttggaagatgtcAGGTACGATTTGAGCGACAGATTAGCCTGCTCTGGGTTTTCTGCAATATATCTTTCTCTACTAAGCTTTTCCCTCTCCCAGGAAGTTATTTCCTCCTGACATCTATTCAAATCTCCATTTCgtaattgaaaaagaactgcCAAAGCTTCCCTCGAGTTTGAGGATTCAATTGCTAGCCACTTCGGCGATTCAAGTGCAAAGTTGGATGCCACAAAATTAACTATTGCAATAACGAATGCCGTAACGAGAATGTATCTCCATTGTTCATCGTTGGTCCATCCAATTGCTAGGAGTTGAGTGAGTAAGATACCTACATTGATAAAAATTTGATTCATGCTGCCCAGCAGTCCGCGCAATTCAACAGGGGAGACTTCATTGATGTATAGTGCGGAAACAACAATTCCACTACCAGCTCCAATTCCTGACAAGAGTCTTCCACAAAGAAGCTGGCCATAAGTATTGCTGAGCGACTCCAGCAGAGATCCAACAGCGAATACCAAAGAATTGGCTGTGaacatcttctttctgCCTATGTTTTCAGACAATTGACCTGCGTATAGTGATCCCAATAGGCCTCCTATAGTAAATATAGAAGTAACAATACCAATTTGATTAACGTCCAGAGGTATGCAGCTTTTGTAACCATGTCTTCCAAACCACGACTTTGCGTAATCTTCGTGTGGTCCAGTAATAGGGGTTCTACATGTGTAGACAGACTCTGGGGCATTTAGTTCCGACATATGATAGCCATATTGAACGGAACTCAAACATGACATTAGAACTGCAAGTACAAGTGGAAGCGAGATAGCAGGAGATTGGCTCAAATAGTTTGAACCCAGCAGCTCGGCAGAGTCCGATTCGTCTAGTGGCATGGAAGCTTGGAGGTATGTGGAGAGGTGGAGGAATCGAAGAAAGGGGGCACTATATCTTGTTGCTGGAAGAACAATGCAACACGCGGAATGTATGGGGATCGCTCTATATCAAAAAATCTCAAACCCTCCTCTCACCCTTCCGTTAGTGGGTTATCAAATTCAGCTGAAGACACTTTGTACGTAGCTCCTCACTCCTCATCCATACAACACTAGAAACGTCTTCAGGATTGGAACTGCAACCTAAATGAGTGACCAAACGCCCAATCCTAACGATATGAATAATGCTATCATCAATCAATGGACACAAGATGAACTAGATCACATGAATCTATTTGAAGccttcaactttgacaaCCATGGACAAAGATTTGGACTACATCCTATTTATAGATTGCCTTTGCTAGCACTCAGTGGCTCTCTAGTTGGAGGAGTCTCAGGGATGATGTACGGGTACCAGCTTGGCGGCCTGAAATACCTCGCAATGAATGCTCATCGTATGCCAACGGATCGCAACGGCTGGTTTTATTATCacaagagaaaaaatttcGTTTGTTTGAAGGACTCATTTGTCACAGGTTTCAGGCAGGCAGCTAAAGTTGGTCTCTTGGTTGGTACTCTGTTCTCTCTGGAGGCTTATTTCGACTATGCAAGAGGTACTATAGATTTTGCCAATACTATGATGGCCACGACAATTTCTGGGTGGATATATGCCAATGCGTACCAATTGAGTTCCTACCAGGCAAAAAGTTTAGTGAAAAGAGGTGCTGGGGTGGGTTTGCTCTTGGGATTATTACAAGATGCTTCTAACTATTTAATTGGTAACGATGTGTGGTATCTGAGAGTGTTTTTTGGTATAAATCCGAGATTGAGTCGTAAATTAAGCTGAGACCTAATTCATTCGTCCAAATCTAATATAGGATAGTTAAGGATCACCGCAACTCCAGTCAGCTCATCCAACTGTTTACCTGAATCGTGCAAGCTGGAGAGAATCGAGACATCTCCACCTTGAGCTTTCACTGTTTCAGCTATCTGAAtgtatttctttctttgggAAATACTATCAGATCTGAACAATGAATCTGTCAACAAAAGGTGACGAATAGCACCTCCAATTTCCAAAGCCTTATCGCATTCATCAGGCCCATACCATGCCCTACCGTCATCCAAGTTcagaatcttgaaaaagtcatcaagaacgctgatttcttttgcatATTTTGTATCACTCAGTTTTTTCTGGAGCTCAGGGTTATGGAACGCCTCCTCCAACCCTTGTAAATAGCCGGTAGAAGAGTGAGTCACAATGAATTTTGATTTTGCAGCCAACAGTTCCTTATTATTATCCTTCGCCgctttttggaagagtttTGTAATAAGGTTATCCGCCACAAATCCTGGAGAGGCTAATACAATAGCTTTTAACTTCACATAGTCTAGATTCCTCAACATTGTATCAACGGTGCTGTCCAAAAATTTTGTGTAAGCCTTATCGTATGCGGAATTATCTCCCCGTCGTTTCTTGGGTAtggatttttcaactttggcTCTCAATACTGTAAGACTTTCAGTAATAAGGCAAATATGAGCAACACCTTCTTGAAGCACAACAGCGCCAAGTTCAGCCTTCTCTTCTACTGAGCAGGACTTCGTAATAATATCATACGCCACTTGATCCCAATCAGATTTAAACAATGAGAACTTATGGTTATATTGGAGCTCTGCCGTATGGTAAGAGTTTAAGGGCACATCATCGTTTTGAGTTCGTGTACGCCCCTTTATGCGCATGATTTCATCTATGGGAGAGAAATCTACATCCTCAACCTGTATTCTAAGGTTCACgatctttttctcttgcTTTGCTTTGGATGACTCTTTCCCAGGCTTCTTGACATATCGCACTGTGGTCAGTTGAACCTCATCGTCCTTGGCAATCAGATTATATACCGCCCAAAGATCTTCCTTATCTTCAGGTACAAGAACCACCACTCCACTAGAGTCCTTCTCAAACGATTGACTTAGCAATTTCATCTTGGTATTCAAAAGGATGAGGAGTAGATGAGAATAGGTGATAAATGCGCAGGTAAAAATTATAGATGTCAGATGTCGAGTATTGACCAAAAGACAAAAGAGTATTTAAACACTAACTTAACTCACTTGAGCACCAACAAGCGTACTGGCATGGCATAAAGCTCCGGAAGAGTGTACCAGTTTAGCAGCTGGTTTTCCTTCCTCCTGGTaaagaacttcaaaagcCTCGTTCGTTGTGAAACGAGGTTGAACAGTctcaaagatcttcttctttggattCAGCTGTTTCTCGGGAGTACCGTCGAAACCTTCGAAGAAAATCTTGTCACCAGCAGCGGCCCCCTCGGGTGGATTTACGAATTCAACACGGTCtatttcctttttggaGGCACACAAAACCATAGCGGAGGACTTGATTCCTCTCATGTTAACTGGTTTAAGATTGGCAATGACCACAACATAACGTTGTTGCATATCCTCAATAGGAACATATTTCACTAGTCCAGAACATACAGTTCTTGGGCCTTCCGGATCACCCATGTCAATTGTTGACACATACAATGAATCAGCGTCTGGGTGCTTTACAGCTTTCTGGATGAATCCAACACGAAAGTCGACCATAGATGGGTTGGGAGGAACTTGCGAAGCATTGGCTTTGGCTTCGAGTTCCGCCCTGGCCTTAGCTTTTGCAGCCTTCTTTGCTTCCTTGGCTTCTTTAGCGGCCTTACGAGCGGCTTCATCTTGAGGAGGGCCAGTTGGTTTGCCTTCAGGCTTATCTTGAGCCTTGGATTTTTGGGGTTTCTGTAACTCTGCATCCCCCTTTGGTTGctcctttttcttctctggTTTAGCCTTGATCTCCCTTGGTACTTCAGCAGAGTAGTTAACAGTGAATGGGGTTTTGGGCTCTAGGAGAGTGTGCTGAACAAGATCTGCCCATCTAATTATATGTCTATAACGACTCAAGTCTTCGATCGAGCTCCAGCTTCTCAGCATAGACTCGGTTTGAGagaaaacatcaacatCTGCTTCAGATGGAGAGTTACCAACAATGTATGTTCtagttttcaagaactcGTTCAACTTTGCAAGATTTTCAGGAAGTCTCAAAGCCAAAGTAGTCCATTGTGAAGCAAGAGCAGCTTCTTCGGCactcaattttggaaatgcAGAGACATCAATTCTAAGTTTCTGGAGTGGTTGTTCAAGGTCTGACATTGGTATTATTGAAGAAAGGTCAGGATGATTCACTGagactttttttttcgcTTCAGTTTAGAGAGGTGCCTCCCAGCTTTTCCTTGCAGATGTCCCTTCAAAACGTCTCACCCTCAAACTGATTTTTCCTCACCCTGTCTTTCCGTAAACTATAATCACCCCCGCTCACCAGAAAAACTGAACATCTGGTAGAATAGTCTTAGAGTACCAGACATGGTAGACAAAGCTACTACAGAGAGAAAACTGAAGGCTCCATTATCTGGTCGCAAAAGAGTACCTAAGAAAACTGCACATGCTTGTAATTACTGCCATCAGGCTCATATGACTTGTGATGACT
This window of the Komagataella phaffii GS115 chromosome 2, complete sequence genome carries:
- a CDS encoding Endoribonuclease, with product MKLLSQSFEKDSSGVVVLVPEDKEDLWAVYNLIAKDDEVQLTTVRYVKKPGKESSKAKQEKKIVNLRIQVEDVDFSPIDEIMRIKGRTRTQNDDVPLNSYHTAELQYNHKFSLFKSDWDQVAYDIITKSCSVEEKAELGAVVLQEGVAHICLITESLTVLRAKVEKSIPKKRRGDNSAYDKAYTKFLDSTVDTMLRNLDYVKLKAIVLASPGFVADNLITKLFQKAAKDNNKELLAAKSKFIVTHSSTGYLQGLEEAFHNPELQKKLSDTKYAKEISVLDDFFKILNLDDGRAWYGPDECDKALEIGGAIRHLLLTDSLFRSDSISQRKKYIQIAETVKAQGGDVSILSSLHDSGKQLDELTGVAVILNYPILDLDE
- a CDS encoding Protein that binds tRNA and methionyl-and glutamyl-tRNA synthetases (Mes1p and Gus1p), translating into MSDLEQPLQKLRIDVSAFPKLSAEEAALASQWTTLALRLPENLAKLNEFLKTRTYIVGNSPSEADVDVFSQTESMLRSWSSIEDLSRYRHIIRWADLVQHTLLEPKTPFTVNYSAEVPREIKAKPEKKKEQPKGDAELQKPQKSKAQDKPEGKPTGPPQDEAARKAAKEAKEAKKAAKAKARAELEAKANASQVPPNPSMVDFRVGFIQKAVKHPDADSLYVSTIDMGDPEGPRTVCSGLVKYVPIEDMQQRYVVVIANLKPVNMRGIKSSAMVLCASKKEIDRVEFVNPPEGAAAGDKIFFEGFDGTPEKQLNPKKKIFETVQPRFTTNEAFEVLYQEEGKPAAKLVHSSGALCHASTLVGAQVS